A stretch of the Perca flavescens isolate YP-PL-M2 chromosome 3, PFLA_1.0, whole genome shotgun sequence genome encodes the following:
- the LOC114552237 gene encoding LOW QUALITY PROTEIN: N-acetyllactosaminide beta-1,3-N-acetylglucosaminyltransferase 2 (The sequence of the model RefSeq protein was modified relative to this genomic sequence to represent the inferred CDS: deleted 2 bases in 1 codon) yields MRRFKTLGAVVVLVTLFLIYFYSTLHLETAYSRRAGPGGLLKHPTRQVQDSDVKTPSATTPHPDVHEVSVSDVFRETIPRNGAYWNRLLYAALRNLDKGEDPFRRDTNWSGCRETNRELLQNNVHDFASYPVLFQDFLEGMKCRTPPVLLDQPNKCISGDGKADNQTFLLFAIKSTPGNFERRQAVRETWGREGPHQSGLRVRTVFLLGSPPLDDPHLAPLLSFEASHFKDLVQWDFHESLLNLTLKMNAFLQWMLKNCPSASFVFSGDDDVFVNTGGTRLPAVLGYLRSLEPSKASRLYVGHVISTANPLRDPASKYYIPLSFYDGPYPAYAGGGGFLISGALLHRLHAVSRVIPFFPIDDVYTGMCIKAMGVSPEANDGFQTFDVKEEDRENLCVHKSLLLIHQRSPQQTKKLWKGIHSPLLTC; encoded by the exons ATGAGACGTTTTAAAACCTTAGGGGCCGTGGTTGTCCTGGTCACTTTGTTCCTGATCTACTTCTACTCAACGCTCCACCTGGAGACGGCCTACAGCCGCAGGGCTGGACCCGGCGGGCTCCTGAAGCATCCCACCCGCCAGGTTCAAGACAGCGATGTGAAGACACCGTCCGCCACCACACCTCACCCTGATGTCCACGAGGTGTCCGTCTCTGATGTCTTCAGAGAGACCATCCCTCGCAACGGCGCGTACTGGAACCGCCTGCTCTACGCTGCCCTCCGGAATCTGGACAAGGGAGAAGACCCTTTCAGACGCGACACCAATTGGTCCGGCTGCAGGGAGACGAATCGAGAGCTTCTGCAGAACAACGTGCACGACTTTGCCTCCTACCCCGTCTTATTCCAGGACTTTTTGGAGGGCATGAAGTGCAGGACCCCTCCAGTCCTGCTCGATCAACCCAACAAGTGCATCTCTGGCGACGGGAAGGCAGACAACCAGACCTTCCTGCTTTTTGCTATCAAGTCAACCCCTGGGAACTTTGAGCGGAGGCAGGCGGTGCGGGAGACCTGGGGGCGAGAGGGACCACATCAGAGTGGACTGCGAGTGCGCACTGTGTTTCTGCTGGGTAGCCCCCCGCTGGACGACCCCCACCTAGCCCCACTGCTGTCATTTGAAGCGAGCCACTTTAAGGACCTGGTGCAGTGGGACTTCCACGAGTCGCTCTTGAACCTGACGCTCAAAATGAACGCGTTCCTCCAGTGGATGCTGAAAAACTGCCCCAGTGCCTCCTTCGTCTTCAGCGGGGACGACGACGTGTTTGTGAACACG GGCGGTACTCGGCTACCTGCGGTACTCGGCTACCTGCGGTCTCTGGAGCCTTCCAAGGCCTCTCGGTTGTATGTTGGACATGTCATAAGCACAGCGAATCCCCTCAGGGACCCTGCGAGCAAGTACTACATTCCCCTGAGCTTCTACGACGGCCCATACCCTGCGTACGCCGGCGGGGGCGGTTTTCTGATCTCTGGAGCGTTGCTGCACCGCCTACACGCAGTTTCACGCGTCATTCCTTTTTTCCCCATCGACGACGTCTACACTGGCATGTGCATTAAGGCTATGGGGGTTTCTCCGGAGGCAAACGACGGCTTTCAGACATTTGACGTCAAGGAGGAGGATCGTGAGAACCTGTGTGTACATAAGAGTCTTCTTCTGATTCACCAGCGCTCCCCACAGCAGACCAAGAAGCTGTGGAAGGGCATTCACAGCCCCTTGTTGACTTGTTGA
- the bckdha gene encoding 2-oxoisovalerate dehydrogenase subunit alpha, mitochondrial, with protein MAAVRSINKMYGVCFHVVRQTAGLKASRLLQHRAFRVGAVQRQQPFDSTLEKPQFPGASAEFVDQLEFIQPNVISGIPVYRVMDRQGNIINPSQDPQLSKETVLNFYQKMTLLNTMDRILYESQRQGRISFYMTNYGEEGTHIGSAAALDPTDIVFGQYREAGVLMYRGFPLDLFMAQCYANADDLGKGRQMPVHYGSKDLNFVTISSPLATQIPQAAGAAYALKRENMNRAVICYFGEGAASEGDAHAGFNFSATLECPLIFFCRNNGYAISTPTNEQYRGDGIAARGPGYGMLSIRVDGNDVFAVYNATKEARRRAVAENQPFLIEAMTYRIGHHSTSDDSSAYRSVDEVNYWDKQDHPISRLRHYMTARGWWSEDDERSWRKQSRKTVMEAFERAEKRLKPNVELMFTDVYQEMTPGLNKQRESMWRHVQQYKEHYPLDLYDK; from the exons ATGGCTGCTGTGAGGAgtataaacaaaatgtatgGAGTATGTTTCCATGTTGTTCGTCAGACGGCAGGACTGAAGGCATCGAGGCTGCTTCAACACAGAGCCTTCAGAGTCGGT GCTGTGCAGCGGCAGCAGCCCTTTGACTCGACACTGGAAAAGCCCCAGTTCCCCGGAGCCTCAGCAGAGTTTGTGGATCAGCTTGAGTTCATCCAGCCCAACGTCATCTCTGGGATCCCAGTGTATCGGGTGATGGACAGACAGGGAAACATCATCAACCCCTCTCAAGACCCTCAG CTCTCCAAAGAGACCGTTTTGAACTTTTACCAGAAGATGACTCTGCTGAACACCATGGACCGCATTCTTTATGAGTCCCAGAGGCAG ggTCGCATCTCCTTCTACATGACCAACTATGGTGAGGAGGGGACACATATTGGTAGTGCTGCTGCTCTTGACCCAACCGACATAGTCTTTGGTCAATACAGAGAAGCTG GAGTGCTGATGTACAGGGGTTTCCCTCTGGATCTGTTCATGGCTCAGTGCTACGCCAACGCCGATGACCTGGGCAAGGGCCGGCAGATGCCCGTGCACTACGGCAGCAAAGATCTGAACTTTGTCaccatctcctctcctctggccACTCAGATTCCCCAGG cggCCGGAGCTGCATATGCCCTCAAGAGAGAAAACATGAACCGGGCTGTGATCTGTTATTTTGGAGAGGGCGCGGCCAGCGAAGGGGACGCACACGCCGGCTTCAACTTCTCTGCCACGCTCGAGTGCCCGCTGATATTCTTCTGTCGTAACAACGGCTACGCCATCTCCACCCCCACCAACGAGCAGTACAGGGGCGATGGCATTG CTGCTCGCGGTCCGGGGTACGGCATGCTGTCCATCCGTGTCGACGGGAACGACGTGTTTGCCGTGTACAACGCTACGAAGGAAGCGCGCCGCAGAGCCGTGGCTGAGAACCAGCCCTTCCTCATCGAGGCGATGACCTACAG AATCGGGCACCACAGCACCAGTGACGACAGCTCGGCGTACCGCTCGGTGGATGAGGTGAACTACTGGGACAAGCAGGACCATCCCATCTCCCGGCTGAGACACTACATGACGGCCCGCGGCTGGTGGAGCGAGGACGACGAGAGGAGCTGGCGGAAGCAGTCGCGCAAAACGGTGATGGAGGCATTCGAGAGGGCCGAGAAACGCCTGAAGCCCAACGTAGAGCTGATGTTCACCGACGTGTACCAGGAGATGACGCCCGGTCTGAACAAGCAGCGAGAATCCATGTGGAGGCACGTGCAGCAGTACAAAGAGCACTACCCACTCGACCTGTACGATAAATAA
- the LOC114552808 gene encoding tripartite motif-containing protein 16-like: MAQKGVQLNRETFSCSICLDLLNDPVTIPCGHSYCMNCIQEFWDGEDRKFIHSCPQCRQTFRPRPVLLKNTMLADLVEKLKKTGLQAASADHCSAGPRDVACDVCTGRKRRALKSCLVCLVSFCEEHLQPHYDSPAFEKHKLVEPSKKLQENICSRHDEVMKIFCRTDQQCICSLCLMDEHKGHDTVSAAAERTERQNKLEGSRLNIQQSIQDREKDVRLLQQQAEAINRSADQAVEDSEKIFTELIRLLEKRSSDVEQQVRSQQKSELSRVRELQEKLEQEIAELKRKDAELKKLSHTEDHNQFLHNYPSLPPLSQSTSSIHIRPRRYFMDVTAAVSEVRDKLQHILNEKRTNVSLTGTEVHVSTTNPQPEPKTRAEFLKYSRDITLDPNTANPQLLLSEGNRKATVMREQQPYSSHPGRFTGCHQVLSRESLTGRCYWEWEWRGRGVDVAVAYKSISRAGRPNECGFGFNDKSWALECQSNTFIFRYNKVHTRVPGPESSRVGVYLDHSAGVLSFYSVSETMTLLHRVQTTFTQPLYAGLGPYPVGATAELCKLK; this comes from the coding sequence ATGGCGCAGAAAGGAGTTCAGCTGAACAGGGAAACCTTCTCTtgttccatctgtctggatctacTGAACGATCCAGTGACTATTCCCTGTGGACACAGCTACTGCATGAACTGTATTCAAGAGTTCTGGGATGGAGAGGATCGTAAGTTCATCCACAGCTGCCCTCAGTGCAGGCAAACCTTTAGACCGAGGCCTGTCCTgctgaaaaacaccatgttagCAGATTTAGTGGAGAAACTGAAGAAGACTGGACTCCAAGCTGCTTCTGCCGATCACTGCTCTGCTGGACCTAGAGATGTGGCCTGCGATGTCTGCACTGGGAGAAAACGGAGAGCCCTCAAGTCCTGTCTGGTGTGTCTGGTCTCTTTCTGCGAGGAACACCTTCAGCCTCATTACGACTCCCCCGCGTTTGaaaaacacaagctggtggAGCCGTCCAAGAAGCTCCAGGAGAACATCTGCTCTCGTCACGATGAGGTGATGAAGATTTTCTGCCGTACTGATCAGCAGTGTATCTGTTCTCTCTGCTTAATGGATGAACACAAAGGCCACGACACAGTCTCAGCTGCGGCAGAAAGGACTGAGAGGCAGAACAAGCTCGAGGGGAGTCGACTGAACATCCAGCAGAGTatccaggacagagagaaagatgtgagGCTGCTTCAACAGCAGGCGGAGGCCATCAATCGCTCTGCTGATCAAGCAGTGGAGGACAGCGAGAAGATCTTCACTGAGCTGATCCGTCTCCTGGAGAAAAGAAGCTCTGATGTGgagcagcaggtcagatcccAGCAGAAGAGTGAATTGAGTCGAGTCAGAGAGcttcaggagaagctggagcaggagatcgctgagctgaagaggaaagACGCTGAGCTGAAGAAGCTCTCGCACACAGAGGATCACAACCAGTTTCTACACAACTACCCCTCGCTGCCACCGCTCAGCCAATCAACATCCAGCATCCACATCCGTCCTCGGCGCTACTTTATGGACGTGACAGCGGCAGTGTCAGAAGTCAGAGATAAACTACAGCACATTTTAAACGAGAAAAGGACAAACGTCTCACTGACGGGGACCGAAGTGCATGTTTCAACCACAAATCCACAACCGGAGCCCAAGACCAGAGCCGAATTCTTAAAATATTCACGTGACATCACACTGGATCCAAACACAGCAAACCCACAGCTGTTATTATCAGAGGGCAACAGAAAAGCAACAGTAATGAGAGAACAGCAGCCTTATTCTAGTCACCCAGGCAGATTCACTGGATGCCATCAGGTCCTGAGTAGAGAGAGTCTGACTGGACGTTGTTACTGGGAGTGGGagtggagagggagaggagttgACGTAGCGGTCGCATACAAGAGCATCAGCAGAGCAGGGAGGCCGAACGAATGTGGATTTGGATTCAATGACAAATCTTGGGCGCTCGAGTGTCAGAGTAACACTTTTATCTTTCGCTACAACAAAGTCCACACTCGCGTCCCGGGTCCGGAGTCCTCCCGAGtaggagtgtacctggatcacagtgcaggggttctgtccttctacagcgtctctgaaaccatgactctcctccacagagtccagaccacattcacCCAGCCGCTCTATGCTGGACTTGGGCCTTATCCTGTTGGAGCCACTGCTGAGTTGTGTAAACTCAAATAG